From Lolium perenne isolate Kyuss_39 chromosome 5, Kyuss_2.0, whole genome shotgun sequence, a single genomic window includes:
- the LOC127300328 gene encoding uncharacterized protein, giving the protein METSQNKAPFFFNFLREGLLLPSRNWRLFASVCALILASTTLIDLAYKPFANETKLDVKAFNTTEPGTPSPDFAKILLKEIQNGTKDLLLASAGYNLFPFVVRSAVRIVVLFAAVFTYPGQERTITTFGALIGQAKEQIKGPLLTVAFVYVLETVLYIMFVATTSLLILPMVSPYFVTSLPLLFPFVLLAVALLLFFAALVCLQYFNFLGSFSVVLAVAEPGCYGVAALVKAWRLVQGKKRQVALYLAVTCGLAAAVSPVRMLATTFTGNSVALGLLLGFACTLLMALVQLFSDCAMTAFYCECRDKGANGYAKLL; this is encoded by the coding sequence ATGGAAACCAGTCAAAACAAAGCacctttcttcttcaacttcCTAAGGGAGGGCCTCCTCCTACCGAGCCGCAACTGGAGGCTCTTCGCATCGGTCTGCGCACTTATCCTCGCCTCCACCACGCTGATCGACCTCGCCTACAAACCCTTCGCCAACGAGACCAAGCTCGACGTGAAGGCGTTCAACACCACCGAGCCCGGCACCCCCAGCCCGGACTTCGCCAAGATCCTACTAAAGGAAATCCAAAATGGTACCAAAGATCTCCTGCTCGCCAGCGCGGGGTACAACCTGTTCCCTTTTGTCGTCCGCTCCGCCGTCCGGATCGTCGTGCTCTTCGCCGCCGTCTTCACGTACCCCGGTCAGGAGCGTACTATTACTACCTTTGGCGCGCTCATAGGCCAAGCTAAGGAGCAGATCAAGGGGCCCTTGCTCACGGTCGCGTTCGTCTACGTCCTGGAAACCGTACTGTACATCATGTTTGTGGCCACGACATCACTTCTCATCCTTCCCATGGTGAGCCCATACTTCGTCACTTCGCTTCCTCTGCTCTTCCCCTTCGTCCTGCTTGCGGTGGCCTTGCTGCTCTTCTTCGCTGCCCTCGTCTGCCTCCAGTACTTCAACTTCCTCGGCTCTTTCAGCGTCGTCCTGGCGGTAGCCGAGCCTGGCTGCTACGGCGTTGCAGCGTTAGTCAAGGCCTGGAGGCTGGTCCAGGGGAAGAAGAGGCAGGTCGCGCTGTACTTAGCCGTCACCTGTGGCCTGGCCGCCGCCGTATCACCCGTGCGCATGCTCGCGACGACGTTCACGGGTAATAGCGTCGCGCTAGGGTTGCTCCTGGGTTTTGCGTGCACGCTTCTGATGGCGCTCGTGCAGCTGTTCTCCGACTGCGCCATGACCGCGTTCTACTGCGAGTGCAGAGACAAGGGGGCTAATGGATACGCCAAGCTATTGTAA